The genomic DNA CTTTGTGGAGATGTATCTGCGCGAAGAGGTGCGTGCTACCGTGCTGGGCTACACCCAGCGTGGCGGTTCGCCCACTGCAACCGATCGCATCTACGGCGCACGATTCGGTGCGCTGGCGGTGGAGTTGCTCTTGCAGGGACAAAGCGGCATGATGACCGCCGTGCAGGGTGGTCAGGTGGTAGCAGTTCCGCTCAAAGCGTGCTGGGAACAGCCGCGCGTGCTGGATGAGAGCCTGTTGCAGCTGAACGAGGTGCTGGCATCATGATACTCTCCGTCACGCTCAACCCCTCTGTAGACCGCCTCATCTACGTCAAGCAGCTGGTGCCTCACGATACCAACCGCATCCTGCGCATCGAGGAGGACGTTGGCGGTAAAGGCATCAATGTGGCGCGGGTGCTAAAGCGGCTGGGAGTGCCTGTGGTTGCTACCGGCTTTCTGGGCGGCAGGACAGGACGATACGTGCAGCACGAGTTGAGCGAAACAGACAGGGTGGAGTGTCGATTTGTCTGGGTCAAAGGCGATACGCGCACCAACCTTGCCATTCAGGAAGAGGACGGCTCTCCGCCCACCGCGCTCAATGAGCGCGGGCCGCAGATTTCTGCGCAGGAACTCAATGCTTTACTGCAGATAGTGGAGAATCTTTCACGGAACGCACAGTTTGTCGCGCTGGGTGGTAGCCTGCCGCCGGGTGTACCAGCCGATATCTACGCCACGCTGGGCGAGATCGCCTCTCGTCATGGGGCAAAAGTGGTGCTGGACGCCGACGGTGAGCCCCTCTTGCAGGGATTGAAAGCATCTCCTTACCTGATCAAGCCCAACGAAAACGAGACCGAACGCCTGCTGGGCAGGGCGATAGATACTCTGGAGGACGCAGCAAGGGCGGCTCAGGAGTTACATAACAATGGTGTACCGATAGTGATTGTCTCCATTGGTGAGAAGGGAGCAGCGATAGCCAGCGCGGAGGGATGCTGGGTTGCGGTTCCGCCAGAGGTACGGACGGTCAGTACCATCGGCTCCGGCGATTCGATGATTGCTGGCGTCCTGAGCGTGCTGGTTCACGATGACACGGTAGAGGAGGCGATTCGCTGGGGCACCGCCGCAGGAGCCGCTACCGCCATGACCGACGGCTCGGACATCGGTACGGCAGAGCAGATACACGAGCTGCTTCCGCAGGTGGAGGTGAAGCGATGGTAGGCGACGGGGGCAGGTGTCTGCGCAAGCTGAACGTCGCCATCGCGGCATGTGAGAAATGCCCGCGCCTGACGGAATATATCCGGCAGGTGGCACAGACCAAACGCCGTGCCTACCACGACTGGGAGTACTGGGGTAAGCCGGTGCCCAACTTCGGCGACCCCGAAGCGAAAATTCTGGTGGTCGGATTGGCTCCCGCCGCGCACGGTGGAAACCGTACGGGGCGCATTTTCACCGGCGATGAGAGCGGAAACTGGCTTTTCCGTGCGTTGTACGAGGTGGGTTTAGCCAGTCAGCCGGAGAGCGTTCACCGCGAGGATGGGCTGGAGCTGCAAAATACACTGATTACCGCTGTATGCCACTGCGCTCCGCCTGCCAACAAGCCCACTCGCGAGGAGTTGCAGAACTGCCAGCACTGGATGAAGGCAACTCTGCGTTGCGTCGGGGAGTGGAAGGTGATTGTGGCGCTGGGGAGAATAGCCTTCGAGTGGACCCTCCGTGCTTTGAAAGAGATTGGGGTGGAGCATTCTGTCAAAGCATCGGCGTTCGCGCACGGGGCGGAGTTTGCCCTGCCCGATGGACGATGGATAGTGTGCAGTTATCATCCCAGCCAGCAGAATACCTTCACCGGCAAGCTCACGCGCGAGATGTTGCGCTCTGTATTCGAACGCGCTATGCAGCTGGCAGAATAGTGTTCTGCAGTCTTGCATCCGCGCCAGCTGGAGTGAAAGGTTTTGTTCCTCAAGGCACGACAGAGGCTCTATTCCGGTTCGATTCCCAGATCGCGGAGCTTTGCTGCCAGACGCTCTGCCCGTGCTTCCGCTTCTTGTGCGCGATACTCTGCTGCAATTGCCCTCTGCTCTGCCTGCGTCCATCGCGCTTCCAGCTCTTCAGGGGTTACAAAAGGTAAACCATCGGGGCGAGTGAGAACCAGCTCGCCACTTTGCACACTGAAGCGGATGCCCAGGCGCGGGCTGACCCATCCCTCCATTTGCTCAATGGGTTGCAGCGTGCCATCTTCACCTCGTATCCAGCCGTCCAGCCGACCGGTATCGGGGTCGTACACATAGTACTCCTCCACCCCAAAACGCTGGTAGAAGAGGAACTTTTCTATCAGTTCGCTCAGGCGGTTACCTGGCGAGAGCACCTCAAAAACCACTTGCGGAGCGACACCATCCTCTTCCCACTGCTTGTAAGAGAGACGGTCGCCCTTTGGTCTGCCGAAAACGACCATCACATCGGGGGCGGTGCGTGTCTTATTGTCGCCTTCCACGGGGTACCATAACAGGTCACCCGCGACGAAGACGTTGGGGTCGTCCTTGAACAGGCTGGCGATACCGGTGTAGATGGTCAATATCCAGCGGAACTGTTTGGTATTGTCAGCCATCGGCTTGCCGTCGCTTTCTGGATAGATCACCTCTTGCCTGGGTTGTACCGCGCTCATCGCATACCCCTCCCACTGCGGCATCACCCACATTATATCCTGTATCCCGTCTACCTATCAACCGCCCTTGACAAGGGGAGAGCGATGTGCCACACTGAAAGCGCGAGGTTGGTGCTGTGTTCGATACCTCACTGTGGAGACAGAGAATGGAGGAACGCGCTCGCCAGCGCGAACAGGAGCGCCAGCGTGTCCTGTCGCAAGCGGTGGAGGCTCTGCAACGCTACTTTGCCGACAAGCGGGTGGCGGCGGTGTACCTGACGGGTTCCATCCTGCGCGAGGGCCGTTTCGGTGTTTTCTCGGATATCGATGTGGCGGTGGAAGGGCTGGAGGAGGATTACCTGCGCACGCTGGCGGAACTGGAAGGGGTTTTGGGAAGACAGGTAGACCTGATTGAACTGGAAAAGTGCTCCTTCCGCCAGCAGATTCTGGAAAGGGGGCTTCGAGTGAGGTGAACAAAGAGGCGATCGCGCTGCTGCTGGGCTATCTGCAGAGCCAGCGGACAACGATACAGAGCATCTTGACGTAGGTTCGCTCGCTCGATACCGCCAGCGAGGAGCGCACTGTGACCCTGGCTTACTACATGCACAACCTCTACTCGGTGGTAGAAGACCTCTTCGAGGAGATTGCTCGTACTTTCGAGAACCGTATAGAAGATTCCAGTGGGTACCATCGCGGCTTGCTACAGAGGATGGGCATTGAAGTGCCTACTATTCGTCCTCGTGTGCTGTCTCTTCAAAATATGGCTTTGCTGAACGAGCTGCGAGCGTTTCGCCATGTGTTTCGACACTCGTACAGCTATAGCCTGGACCCCCAAAGGGTAGCCATGCTTCGAGAGAAGGTGCTTGCGGGGTGGCAACAAGTAGAGGAGGATATTGCTCGCTTTGAGGAGTTCTTAAAGGCACAGCTGCAAGCATAGCAAAACCCCTCTCCCTTTGGGAGAGGGGCAGGGGGTGAGGATAGGCTACCGCCACACAAACTCCCCGTTTTGTACGCTCCAGTCCGCGCCGAAAAAGCCTGCGCCGAGCACACCTTCCATGCCCTTTGTGAGCATGTCGGTGGAAAGCACCAGACAATCGGGGACGCCTGCGCCTGCGGTGAAGTAAGGCAGGCGGTCGGTGAGGTGCATTCCCGCTATGCCCGTACCCGCAACCGCTCCCACCAGCGCTGTGTTGGAACCCAATCGCGGGCGCACGAACAGACAGGCGATTCCTTCGCCGCTGAAGGTTTTCTCTCCAACATGCAATGCGCCACGATGTACCTGCACCGGGCTGTCACCAAGCAGCTGCTGCCATGCTGCGTTGGTCTCGGCGTTGCCATACAGCACCACGTTGCGGTCATGGTAGTGCTCAGGATGAAACTCGGTGTCTGGTATCACGTCGAAAGTGGCGTTGCCTCGATACCAGAAGGTCTCCGAGTCGAATCGCGCTTTCGCCAATGCCCAGGCGTTCTCTTCGGGAGTGCCCTTTGTGCCGTATACCAGAACAGGACGATGGGTGAAGACGCTCTTGAAGCCTCCGTACCGCTGAGGAGACTTCATCGCAGGAGAGGGTGCGGCGGACAGTTTCCATTGCCCTCCCTCCTTCACCAGCCATATCTGTCGCTCGCGGCTGGGGTAGGAGATATTGCCGAGAACCTGTCCATCCAGCTCCACGCTGAGCGGTGCGCCGGGCTTCATATAGTCCAGACGAAGCGAGAGCCTCGCCACGTTGCTGGTAGTGCCCACAAAACGTCGTTTGCCGGGGTCGTAACGCAGGTTCACCGAGCTGGGCTTCATCTGCTGTTCCTGCATCTCGATGCTCACCCAGTAGCAGGAGGCAGATACGCCGGGGCTCATAGTAGTAAACTCGATATGCCGCACGCTATCCGGCGTCGGCAGGCGATGGCGGGCAAAGAAATCGAAAATGGGCATCCAGTCCACGCAGTCCACACCGGGCTCGTCCGACAGGTCCCACCAGTGTCCCGCACCGGGTTGTTCGTAATACTCGAAATCGCGGTGGGTAGCAGCGAGTTTCTCGCGCATGGTGCGTGCTTCGGTAACGGGTACGTTGTCGTCGGCGTCGCCGTGCAGCACGTACACGCCCTGCAGCAGGCTGTTGCGCACGAGCGACAGGGTATCGCTGGGCGAGGCACTCCGCAGCAGCAAATCCTCTATCGGGTCGGTTTTTTCGTCTGCGCTCTGTTCACGCTGTCCCATTCGCGCGCTGGTGGCGTATGTCCAGATGCTTATCCAGCCCGCACTGGGAGCGATGGCAGCAAAGCGGTCGGGATGGGTTAACCCTACCTGCCAGGTGCCGTGTCCGCCCATCGAGTGCCCTGTGAGATATACTCGGTAGGGGTCGGTTCGCCATTGTTTCTGCGCCAGCTCCAGCACCTCCAGAGCATCCAGCCGTCCCCACTCCTCCCAGTTAAAGCCAAATGGTCGGCGATTCGTTGGCGCAACGATAGTCGCCCACGTTTTGGGCGAATAGGAATCTACCTGTCCGATTGCCTCCACGCCAGCACCATGCAGCGTTAACACGAGAGCAGGTGGGGGAAGGTCCTTGCTCAGCTTCTGCGCGGGCAGCACCGCATAATACTGCACGCTGCCGTCGATGGAGCTGATGAAGGTGTGCTTCTGCGACTCGACCGGCTCGCGGATGCGCAGGGTAACTTCAGCGGTGTCCAGCGTGAACTTCTGCTTGCCCTCCTGGCGCAACAGGCGCAGTTCCACTTTACGTACCCCTGCCGCGCGGGGAGCGAGACCGCGCAAACGCACGGGCACTTTGCGGATGCCGAGAGGCGGCAGCACTGGCACGGCGCTTTCCACTGTGCGCCCGCCCTCGTGTGAAGCGGCGATAACCAGCCCCTGCAGGGGGTGCGTGGAAGCATTGATGACCACAATACCAAGCCATACATCCGTCTCTTCGCCTACCACCAGATCGGGCAAGGTGGCGTCGCGCACGTTCAACAGAGCTCCCTCCACCGGTGCGCTGCTGAACCGGACGGATAACCTGCCCGCGCGACTACACCGGAACAGCAGTTCGTTCTGTCCTTGTTTCAATAACACGGGTACCTTGACGTAACCGTGTTGGTACACATCTCCCACACGCGGTTCGCCATTCACAATTACGGTGACACAGCCTTGTGCTTCCAGCAAAGCCACCTTTTCGCGGTCAGATGAAACGACGGCAAAGGCATAGCCGTTACGCAAAGCGGGATGCTCAAACCAGCCCTCTGCGTTCGCGGTAACCGCCTCCCACTGCCGGGTGGAGCCGTCAGGGAAGGTTACCGTATCGCCCGCCTTCGGAGCCGTCCACGCGCCGGACACCTGTAGAGCCTGCACCGGGTCGGTGTACACAATCGCGCGCGACATCCCACCCGGCAAGGGAAGCACCAGGCACTCTCTCAACAATTGGGCGTAACTCCAAGCGGTAAATGTTGCCACTAGCGCTAGCGAAATAACCGCTTTCATACCCTTTCTTCCTTTACACAGAATCGTAGTAGCAGACTGCTTTATCTGTTCAGTATCCTTTCTGCACAAGGAACCGGAGATTCCTTCACAGAAAAAGACAGCAGTAATTGGAACAGGAGGGGGAAAGGGTGTCGCTGCTGTATAAACCCGATTGGGATAAGGTAAAACCGCGTTATATGGCGTGGTGGGCGCGTGAGGAGATAGAAGGTCCGCTCTTGGTAGTGTACGCTCCGCTGGAGAAACCGGCAGTGGAAGTTCCCCCACCCAAGCCGGACCCCACGCCGGAGGACCGCTGGCTGGATATCGATTACCGCATCACGGAGCAAGAATGGCACTTTGCCCACACCTATCACGGTGGTGACGGATTTCCCTGGTTTGACACTAATCTGGGACCGGGCAGCCTGGCTATCCATCTGGGCAGTCCGCCCACCTTTGACCATAACACCGTATGGTACGGCAGGGTATTTGAAGACATCACCACTGCGCAGATACCGCCGTACAACCCCGACGAGAAGTACTGGAAGATAAACACCGAGATGGCGCGACAGGCGATGGAGCACTTCAAAGGCAAAGCGCTGGTCAGCTTCCCCGATTTTGTGGAGAATCTGGACACGCTGGCATCCCTGCGCGGCACGCTGGCTCTGCTGACCGACCTTGTAGACCATCCTGAACACGTGCATCGCCTGCAAAGGGATATTCTGGAACGGTATTTCGATTACTACGACGCCTTCGAGCAGATTATTCGCGACGAGGACGGAGGCACCGTCTTCTCGGCGTTCAACATCTGGGGCATCGGGCGAACCTGCAAACTGCAATGCGACATGTCCTGTATGATCAGCCCTGAACTGTTCAACGAGTTTGTTCTGCCCTATTTGGAGCAGCAATGCGAGCGACTGGACAACACCATTTACCATCTGGATGGCGTGAATGCTATCAAGCATCTGGACGCGCTATGCAGCATCAAGAAGCTCAACGCCATCCAGTGGACGCCGGGCGCAGGCCAGCCTCATGCCGGAGACCCCTGCTGGTATCCGCTGTATCAGAAGGCGTTGAAAGCGGGCAAGGGGGTGCTCGCGCTGGGAGTACCACCTGAAAGCGTGCAGCCGCTGGTGGAAGCCATCGGCACGCGCGGCGTGATGGTCAGTACGTGGGCAAACACACCCGAAGAAGCCGACGAACTGGTTCGGCAGTCCAAAAAGTGGAGGAAGCGCGATTGATACGCGAGCTGGAATGGAAACCCGACTTCGGTAAGACGGTGGAGCGGTTCGAGGCGTGGTGGCATGGTGAGATAGTGGACCGCCCACCCGTCACCCTGCATGTTGTTCCGTCGCGTCCGTACCGGGGCCCGGTCAAGGAACACACTTCCCTGCGCGAGCGTTGGATGGATGTGGAGTACGTGGTGGACTCCGCCGTCGCGTGGATGCGCTGTCACGACTACGTGGGCGATAACTTCCCGATGTTCTGGCCCAACTTGGGACCGGAAATTACCGCTACACTATTTGGGTGCGAACTGGAGTTCTCGGAGAGCACCAGCTGGTCCAGCCCTGTGGTGCATAAACCCGATGACTGGTATCGCATCCTGCAGATGGAACCCGACTTCGGCAACCCATACTGGCAAACGATGGAGCGCATGACCGACTATGCTATCGAGCGGTGCGAGGGGCGATACATCGTGGGCGTTACTGATCTGCACGGCAACTACGACATCCTCGCCGCCCTGCGCGATCCGCAGATGCTGTGCATGGACCTGGTGGACTGCCCCGAGCTGATAGTGCAAGTAAGCAGGCACGTGGCAAGGGCGTTTGTGCAGAGCTTCGAGCGTAGTTACGCCCGACTGTCGGCGGCTGGTTTCGGCTGCACTACCTGGTGTAACGCCTATCACGAGGGTAAGTACTATGTGCCCAGCTGCGACTTCTGGATTATGGTCTCGCCCGAGATGGCGAGGGAGATGGTCTTGCCCGTTATCCTGCTCGAGATGGAACCGCTAGAGCGTAGCATCTTCCATTTGGACGGCGTAGGCGCGCTAAAGCATTTGGACCTGCTGCTGGACATCCCGAACCTGCACGCGGTGCAGTGGGTGTATGGCGCGGGGCAGGGACCCGCTTCGCGCTGGGTAGAGGTGTATCGCCGCTGTCTGCAAGCAGGTAAAAGTGTGCAGGTGCTTGCCGAAACGGCGCAGGACGCGCTCGCTGTGCTGGAGGCGGTTGGGGCGAAAGGCGTGTGGCTGACCGTTGGCGAGGGCTTCCGCAGTGTGGGCGAGGCGGAGGCGTTTCTGCAGGAGGTGCAACGGCGGCAGTGAAGCGGGCAGCTGTTCAGCTTGCATCGGGGGTCGCCTGCGCTTGCTTCTGATAGTTCTCCAGCTGTTCCAGCAGCAGGCGCATCTTGCGGGCGTGAGTCTCGGCGAGGAAGGGATATCGTTCTACCAGTCGCACCGCCAGCGCGTAGAACCGCTCACCGTTGGCTTTGAACTCCTGCGCTACCCGCTGTAGTAGCAGCATCAGCTGTTCGGGGGTGATACAGGGGGTGTCCGAATCCTCCAGCTCCTGAAACAGGCGCAACATGCGCAGGGTGAGCGTGTTGAGCGTGAGCTCGTTGTACACGCCGGTGATCGCCACGTACAGCTCTTGTTCTTTTTCATCGCGAATGGGCAGGTTCATGTACTGTTGCAGGGCGTCGCGATGGGTGCGCAGGGAGTACGGCTCCGCGATCCAGCGATAGAGAGCGTCTTGAACCTCCTGAGGGGTGAGTATCTTCGCCTCGTGCGCCTTCAGCCAGCCGTCGATGATAGACTCGATGTAGGCGTTCCACGCGGCGTTGTCCAGCGCTTCCACTACCAGACGGTGCAGGGTGTCGCGACGGTGCGACTCTTCGCGCGTGCGTTCGCGAAACATTTCCCAGCGCTTGAACAGGTAGTAAGTGCCCGCCGCGCTGCCTGCGCCGATAATCGCCCCTGCAACGAATGAGATATCCATCGCACCCTTTAACGCAAAAACTCCGCTTCGATCAAATCACGGTTTTCGGGCAGCACGCGACCGCCCAGCTGCATATCGATGACCACGCCATCCAGCCTGTCCGCCAGATAAAAGGCGATGTCCAGCGCCTGCCGGATAGTTTCGGGACGCCTGTCTTCTTTTGCCCGCACCGCAACCAGCATAACCCCCGGGCTATCCGGCGAGCCGACGTCCACCCATACCGTTCCCTCCACGTTGGCGGGCAGGCATGCGCCCTCACTAACGCTCAGCCCAATGGCTTCCAGCGTGCCCTCTACCTCTTCCCAGCACCACTCAGTGTCCTCTTCCTCGGGTTGGACGATCAGGTCATACATCAATAATCCACCGGACGCAGGTAGTAGTCATTGATGGATGTGGTGGAGAGCATGGCGGTCGTGGGCAGATGGCGTTTCCAGTGCGTGCTCTCCAAACGTGCTTTCACCAACAGAATCTTTTCGCGCGGATAGCCCCTCTCTTCGATCTGCTCCACGCGGTATCCGCGCAACAGGAAGTACAGTATCTGGTCGGCGAGGTGGTACGAGATGCCTAGGTCGTCCTCGTCTGTCTGTCCGACAATCAGGTCCGCCGAGGCGGGTTTGGAAACAATCACCTCCGGCACGCCCAGGTACCGCGCCAGTTGCCATACCTGCGTCTTGAACAGGTCGCCCAGTGGGTTAATAGGTGGCGAATCGTCGGCATGCCAGGTGAAGTAGCC from Armatimonadota bacterium includes the following:
- the fruB gene encoding tagatose-6-phosphate kinase, with protein sequence MILSVTLNPSVDRLIYVKQLVPHDTNRILRIEEDVGGKGINVARVLKRLGVPVVATGFLGGRTGRYVQHELSETDRVECRFVWVKGDTRTNLAIQEEDGSPPTALNERGPQISAQELNALLQIVENLSRNAQFVALGGSLPPGVPADIYATLGEIASRHGAKVVLDADGEPLLQGLKASPYLIKPNENETERLLGRAIDTLEDAARAAQELHNNGVPIVIVSIGEKGAAIASAEGCWVAVPPEVRTVSTIGSGDSMIAGVLSVLVHDDTVEEAIRWGTAAGAATAMTDGSDIGTAEQIHELLPQVEVKRW
- a CDS encoding uracil-DNA glycosylase, yielding MVGDGGRCLRKLNVAIAACEKCPRLTEYIRQVAQTKRRAYHDWEYWGKPVPNFGDPEAKILVVGLAPAAHGGNRTGRIFTGDESGNWLFRALYEVGLASQPESVHREDGLELQNTLITAVCHCAPPANKPTREELQNCQHWMKATLRCVGEWKVIVALGRIAFEWTLRALKEIGVEHSVKASAFAHGAEFALPDGRWIVCSYHPSQQNTFTGKLTREMLRSVFERAMQLAE